In a single window of the Acidobacteriota bacterium genome:
- the rpsJ gene encoding 30S ribosomal protein S10: MLNEKIRIKLKAYDHRVLDQSTSEIVETAKRTGARIAGPIPLPTVKNKWTVLRSPHVDKKSREQFEIRTHKRLMDILDPTAETVDALMKLDLPAGVDVEIKAFGKN, translated from the coding sequence ATGTTGAACGAAAAGATCCGGATCAAATTGAAAGCATACGATCACCGCGTTTTGGACCAGTCCACTTCGGAGATCGTTGAGACGGCGAAACGAACGGGTGCACGAATCGCGGGGCCCATTCCTCTTCCTACGGTGAAGAACAAATGGACCGTTCTGAGGTCGCCGCACGTCGATAAGAAGTCGCGTGAGCAGTTTGAAATAAGGACACACAAGCGTTTGATGGACATCCTTGATCCTACGGCCGAAACGGTAGACGCGCTGATGAAGCTCGATCTGCCGGCAGGTGTTGATGTGGAGATCAAGGCGTTCGGGAAGAATTAG
- the rpsG gene encoding 30S ribosomal protein S7, whose amino-acid sequence MPRRRVAGKREVLPDPIYNSIAVTKFINGLMWQGKKSVAEKIFYGAMTKIGEKTGEEPLKVFKKALDSVAPALEVKSRRIGGATYQVPLEVSRDRRNTLAIRWIVSNARNRSEKTMEDRLVGELLDSMQGRGGAMKKKDDVHRMAEANKAFAHYRF is encoded by the coding sequence ATGCCTAGAAGAAGAGTTGCAGGAAAAAGAGAAGTACTCCCGGATCCGATCTACAACAGTATCGCGGTGACCAAGTTCATCAACGGGCTGATGTGGCAGGGAAAAAAGAGCGTCGCTGAAAAGATCTTTTACGGCGCTATGACAAAGATCGGCGAAAAGACAGGTGAAGAGCCGCTCAAGGTCTTTAAGAAGGCGCTTGATTCGGTCGCTCCGGCGCTTGAGGTCAAATCACGCCGTATCGGCGGTGCGACATATCAGGTTCCGCTCGAAGTTTCGCGTGACCGCCGCAATACGCTGGCGATCCGCTGGATCGTTTCGAACGCTCGCAACCGCAGCGAAAAGACGATGGAAGACCGCTTGGTCGGCGAGCTGCTCGATTCGATGCAGGGCCGCGGCGGTGCAATGAAAAAGAAGGACGACGTCCACCGTATGGCAGAGGCGAACAAAGCGTTCGCACATTACAGATTTTAG
- a CDS encoding EamA family transporter — protein MKILLMEKRLQAIPPVMLVVIAVFLWSTGGLFIKLTSLDAYQVTFFRSLFAGITVLLITRRDGLRINGFGIFCTLIYSTLLFLFVWATKQTTAANAIFLQYTAPIYILVLAPFVIGEKFRLRDLATVIFCIAGMSLFFVGDLSAGDIAGNIAALGSGVFLGLYILLLRHPKALGLSGTVTVIYGNFLLAIVTLPSGIAAIPTITLLDLFAVLFLGVLQIGIAYILFIKGVRGGTRPLDASIIGFVEPLLNPVWVFVFIGERPSQWAILGGAIIIITVLAHTLAQYRFKSEPPSVVGG, from the coding sequence TTGAAAATTCTTTTAATGGAAAAGCGTCTGCAGGCAATTCCCCCGGTGATGCTCGTCGTTATCGCAGTGTTCCTCTGGAGCACCGGCGGCCTTTTCATCAAGCTCACTTCCCTCGACGCGTATCAGGTCACGTTCTTTCGATCGCTCTTCGCGGGAATAACGGTCCTTTTGATCACACGCCGCGACGGCCTGCGAATAAACGGCTTCGGCATTTTCTGCACACTCATTTATTCCACGCTGCTTTTCCTTTTCGTCTGGGCGACCAAACAAACGACCGCCGCTAACGCGATCTTCCTGCAGTACACGGCCCCGATCTACATCCTCGTCCTTGCACCGTTCGTTATCGGCGAAAAGTTCCGCCTCCGGGACCTCGCAACCGTGATCTTCTGCATTGCGGGAATGTCGCTGTTCTTCGTCGGCGACCTGTCGGCAGGCGATATTGCGGGCAACATTGCCGCACTCGGCTCGGGAGTGTTTTTAGGCCTCTATATCTTGCTGCTGCGTCACCCGAAAGCCCTCGGCCTTAGCGGCACGGTCACGGTCATCTACGGCAACTTCCTGCTCGCTATCGTCACGCTGCCGAGCGGCATCGCCGCGATTCCGACCATAACTTTGCTGGATCTTTTCGCCGTTCTGTTTCTCGGCGTTCTGCAGATCGGTATCGCGTACATCCTGTTCATCAAAGGCGTCCGCGGCGGCACACGCCCGCTCGACGCCTCGATCATCGGCTTTGTCGAACCCCTGCTTAATCCGGTTTGGGTCTTTGTCTTCATCGGCGAACGCCCGTCGCAATGGGCGATCCTCGGCGGCGCAATAATAATCATCACCGTCCTCGCCCACACGCTAGCACAATACCGCTTCAAGTCAGAACCACCTTCGGTAGTGGGTGGTTGA
- the rplC gene encoding 50S ribosomal protein L3, which yields MISGIIGRKVGMTQIFAEDGTVTPVTVIKAGPCVVVQTKSVSGRDGYNAVQLGLVEDKPIRLKNVTKPLQGHFEKTGGGVPPTRVLKEIRLESEPEAAIGDQVKVDVFSDGDKIEVVGRSKGRGFAGTIKRHNFSRGPESHGSMNVRKPGSIGQSAYPSRVIKGTRSSGHMGDERVTVKGLTVARVDAENNLLMVRGAVPGANGSLVIVKKS from the coding sequence ATGATCAGTGGAATCATTGGAAGAAAAGTAGGAATGACGCAGATCTTTGCCGAGGACGGTACGGTAACGCCCGTGACGGTCATCAAGGCAGGGCCGTGTGTCGTCGTTCAGACAAAGAGCGTCTCGGGGCGCGACGGCTATAATGCCGTTCAGCTTGGACTTGTCGAGGACAAGCCGATCCGTTTGAAGAACGTGACGAAGCCGCTGCAAGGGCACTTTGAAAAGACCGGAGGCGGCGTCCCGCCCACCCGTGTCCTTAAAGAGATCCGTCTTGAGTCGGAGCCGGAAGCGGCTATCGGCGATCAGGTGAAAGTGGACGTATTTTCCGATGGTGACAAGATCGAGGTCGTCGGCCGCTCGAAAGGACGCGGTTTCGCAGGTACGATCAAACGCCACAACTTTTCACGCGGTCCTGAGTCGCACGGTTCGATGAACGTCCGCAAGCCGGGTTCGATCGGGCAGTCCGCGTATCCTTCGCGTGTGATCAAGGGAACGCGTTCGTCCGGCCATATGGGCGACGAGCGTGTAACGGTGAAAGGGCTTACGGTCGCACGTGTTGACGCCGAGAACAATCTGCTGATGGTTCGCGGTGCGGTGCCGGGAGCAAATGGGAGTTTGGTGATAGTAAAGAAAAGCTAA
- the fusA gene encoding elongation factor G, with protein MANISLDKYRNIGIMAHIDAGKTTTTERILFYTGVSHKIGEVHEGTATMDWMEQEQERGITITSAATTCFWTRNNTEHRINIIDTPGHVDFTMEVERSLRVLDGAVAVFDGVAGVEPQSETVWRQADKYGVPRICFINKLDRAGASFERSFQSILDRLGANAVALQIPIGLEEHLKGVVDLIEMKALLWKDETKGAQYETVDIPADMVDQANEWREKLVEAISSVDDDLMVKFLEGEEISTDEIRKALRKATTELKIVPVVTGSAFKNKGVQTLLDAVVDYLPSPLDVPAIEGTNPKTDEVETREADAKAPFSGLVFKLMADKHLGQLAFVRIYSGTVTSGSYVYNTIKNSKERVGRLMLMHANKREDLEKASAGEIVAIGGMKNVTTGDTISAEDKHIILESMEFPDPVVRVAVEPKTRADQDKMGVALNRLAQEDPSFQVSTDHETGQTIIAGMGELHLEIIVDRMKREFGVEANVGKPQVAYRETITAGAPGKEIFKKQSGGRGQFGHVELEIEPAPGEGFVFEDKITGGAIPRQFIKPVSEGIQDAMRRGFLAGYELVDIKASLVFGSYHEVDSDERSFHIAGSLAFQDALKKAKPILLEPIMKVEVVTPEEYMGAVNGDLNRRRGQIEKMEPRPGNVSVVTAYVPLSEMFGYTTDLRSATQGRATSSMHFERYAEAPRNVAEEIIAKVKGASN; from the coding sequence ATGGCAAACATAAGTTTAGACAAATACAGGAACATCGGGATCATGGCCCACATCGACGCGGGCAAGACCACGACGACCGAGCGCATTCTTTTCTATACCGGGGTTTCGCACAAGATCGGCGAGGTTCACGAAGGAACCGCGACGATGGACTGGATGGAACAGGAACAGGAGCGCGGCATTACCATTACGTCGGCTGCTACGACCTGTTTCTGGACGCGTAACAACACCGAGCATCGCATCAATATCATCGACACACCGGGACACGTTGACTTCACGATGGAAGTTGAGCGGTCCCTTCGTGTTTTGGACGGTGCGGTCGCTGTATTCGACGGCGTGGCGGGCGTTGAGCCTCAGTCCGAGACCGTATGGCGTCAGGCCGATAAATACGGCGTTCCGCGTATTTGCTTCATTAATAAGCTCGACCGTGCGGGTGCATCGTTCGAACGCAGTTTTCAGTCGATCCTTGACCGCCTCGGTGCAAACGCAGTTGCTTTGCAGATCCCGATCGGTCTTGAAGAGCACCTGAAAGGCGTCGTCGATCTGATCGAGATGAAGGCCCTGCTTTGGAAAGACGAGACCAAAGGTGCCCAGTACGAGACCGTGGATATCCCTGCAGATATGGTCGATCAGGCTAACGAATGGCGCGAAAAACTGGTCGAGGCCATTTCCAGCGTCGATGACGACCTGATGGTCAAGTTCCTCGAAGGCGAAGAGATCTCGACTGACGAGATCCGCAAGGCTCTTCGCAAGGCGACCACCGAACTGAAGATCGTTCCCGTTGTTACGGGTTCAGCTTTCAAGAATAAAGGCGTGCAGACGCTGCTTGACGCAGTCGTCGATTACCTGCCGTCGCCGCTGGACGTTCCCGCGATCGAAGGCACGAATCCGAAGACCGATGAGGTTGAGACCCGTGAAGCCGATGCAAAGGCTCCGTTCTCGGGCCTCGTCTTTAAGCTGATGGCTGACAAGCATCTCGGCCAGCTCGCATTCGTACGCATCTATTCCGGCACTGTCACCTCAGGCTCCTACGTTTACAACACAATTAAGAATTCGAAAGAACGCGTCGGCCGACTGATGCTGATGCACGCGAACAAGCGTGAGGACCTAGAAAAGGCGTCCGCGGGCGAGATCGTCGCTATCGGCGGCATGAAGAACGTCACGACCGGCGACACCATCTCGGCAGAGGACAAGCACATCATCCTCGAATCGATGGAGTTCCCGGATCCGGTCGTCCGCGTCGCGGTCGAACCGAAAACGCGTGCCGACCAAGACAAAATGGGCGTCGCCCTCAACCGCCTCGCGCAGGAAGATCCGTCATTCCAGGTTTCGACGGACCACGAAACGGGCCAGACCATCATTGCCGGTATGGGCGAACTTCACCTCGAGATCATTGTTGACCGCATGAAGCGTGAATTCGGCGTCGAGGCCAACGTCGGCAAGCCGCAGGTCGCATACCGCGAAACTATTACCGCAGGAGCACCGGGCAAAGAGATCTTCAAGAAGCAGTCGGGCGGCCGCGGCCAGTTCGGCCACGTCGAACTCGAGATCGAGCCGGCACCCGGCGAGGGCTTCGTTTTCGAAGACAAGATCACGGGTGGTGCCATTCCGCGTCAGTTCATCAAGCCTGTTTCGGAAGGCATTCAGGACGCCATGCGTCGCGGATTCCTTGCCGGCTACGAGCTGGTCGATATCAAGGCGAGCCTTGTTTTCGGCTCGTATCACGAGGTCGATTCGGACGAGCGTTCGTTCCACATCGCAGGTTCGCTCGCGTTTCAGGACGCACTTAAGAAGGCGAAGCCGATCTTGCTTGAGCCGATCATGAAGGTCGAGGTCGTCACGCCTGAGGAATATATGGGAGCCGTCAACGGCGACCTTAACCGGCGCCGCGGGCAGATCGAAAAGATGGAGCCGCGTCCGGGCAATGTTTCGGTCGTGACCGCTTATGTGCCGCTGTCTGAGATGTTCGGTTACACGACCGACCTTCGTTCGGCGACTCAGGGGCGTGCGACGTCTTCGATGCACTTCGAGCGTTATGCCGAAGCACCGCGAAACGTGGCAGAAGAGATCATCGCAAAGGTAAAGGGAGCAAGCAATTAA
- the tuf gene encoding elongation factor Tu: protein MSKEKFDRSKPHVNIGTIGHVDHGKTTLTAAITKVMSKHNPKMVVRAFDSIDNAPEEKARGITIATAHVEYETANRHYAHVDCPGHADYVKNMITGAAQMDGAILVVAATDGPMPQTREHILLGRQVGVPSMVVFMNKVDMVDDEELLELVEMEVRELLSSYEFPGDEIPVVRGSALKALEGDPAWEAKIDELMQAVDDYIPTPARETDKPFLMPVEDIFTIQGRGTVATGRIERGVINVNEPVEIVGIKETRNSVVTGVEMFKKLLDSGMAGDNVGLLLRGVERKEIERGQVIAKPGSITPHTKFKAEAYVLTKEEGGRHTPFFTGYRPQFYFRTTDVTGVAHLPAGVEMVMPGDNIQMEIELIAPIAMEKGLRFAIREGGRTVGAGTVSEIVE from the coding sequence ATGAGCAAAGAGAAATTCGATCGCAGCAAGCCGCACGTGAACATCGGTACGATCGGTCACGTTGACCACGGGAAGACGACGTTGACGGCGGCGATCACGAAAGTGATGTCAAAGCACAACCCGAAGATGGTGGTGCGAGCGTTTGACAGTATAGACAACGCGCCGGAAGAGAAAGCGAGGGGCATCACGATCGCGACAGCGCACGTTGAGTATGAGACGGCGAACCGCCACTATGCACACGTTGACTGTCCGGGCCACGCTGACTACGTGAAGAACATGATCACGGGAGCGGCACAGATGGACGGAGCGATCCTTGTGGTGGCAGCGACGGACGGCCCGATGCCGCAGACGCGTGAGCACATTCTTTTGGGCCGCCAGGTAGGCGTGCCTTCGATGGTGGTGTTCATGAACAAAGTGGACATGGTCGATGACGAAGAGCTGCTGGAGCTTGTCGAGATGGAAGTTCGCGAACTTCTCTCGTCGTATGAGTTCCCGGGCGACGAGATCCCTGTAGTAAGGGGCTCGGCACTGAAGGCCCTGGAAGGCGATCCGGCATGGGAAGCAAAGATCGACGAACTGATGCAGGCAGTGGATGACTACATCCCGACACCCGCACGCGAGACGGACAAGCCGTTCCTGATGCCTGTCGAAGATATCTTCACCATTCAGGGACGCGGAACGGTCGCAACGGGACGTATCGAACGCGGAGTGATCAACGTGAACGAGCCTGTGGAGATCGTGGGCATCAAAGAGACACGCAACTCCGTTGTAACGGGCGTCGAGATGTTCAAGAAGCTTCTTGATTCGGGAATGGCAGGCGACAACGTCGGACTGCTGCTCCGCGGTGTTGAGCGTAAAGAGATCGAACGCGGACAGGTCATCGCCAAACCGGGCTCGATCACGCCGCACACGAAGTTCAAGGCAGAAGCATACGTCCTCACAAAAGAAGAGGGCGGACGCCACACGCCGTTCTTTACGGGCTATCGTCCGCAGTTCTACTTCAGAACAACGGACGTAACGGGCGTCGCACACCTGCCGGCAGGTGTCGAAATGGTGATGCCGGGCGACAACATCCAGATGGAGATCGAGCTGATCGCACCGATCGCCATGGAAAAAGGACTCCGCTTCGCTATCCGCGAAGGCGGCCGCACCGTCGGTGCCGGCACCGTGTCGGAGATAGTTGAATAG
- the rplD gene encoding 50S ribosomal protein L4, with translation MPTVKVRNLKNKEVGEVSLSDAVFGAELNEALIHAAVMNFQANGRQGTSATKTRGNVSGSGRKLWKQKGTGRARIASLRSPLWKGGGNVHGPQPRDWSYNMPKKMRRGALRSALSERLREGNLIVVDDLGFSGPKTKDFLAAVATLGLIENDVRPKMLIVDSLDNENLILSSRNVEKTKVTNPFGVNIYDLIFHEKLLISKAAIAELEQILDPKSEGSSEEAAPVEEKPKAKKAAKKKEETVAVAEAAAEAEPEEAAVAEAAAEAEPAAEVSEEEASNE, from the coding sequence ATGCCTACCGTAAAGGTTCGCAATCTGAAGAATAAAGAGGTCGGCGAGGTAAGCCTATCCGATGCCGTGTTCGGTGCCGAGTTGAACGAGGCCCTTATTCACGCAGCGGTGATGAATTTCCAAGCGAACGGCCGCCAGGGAACGTCTGCGACCAAGACCCGCGGCAACGTCTCGGGTTCGGGACGTAAGTTGTGGAAGCAAAAAGGTACGGGCCGTGCCCGTATCGCGTCGCTTCGCTCGCCCCTTTGGAAGGGCGGCGGTAATGTTCACGGACCGCAGCCGCGTGACTGGTCATACAACATGCCGAAGAAGATGCGCCGCGGAGCACTCCGCTCGGCACTTTCGGAGAGGCTTCGCGAGGGAAATCTCATCGTCGTTGACGATCTTGGTTTCTCGGGACCGAAAACGAAGGATTTTCTGGCCGCCGTTGCCACACTCGGGCTCATTGAGAACGATGTCAGGCCGAAGATGCTGATCGTTGATTCACTGGATAATGAGAATCTGATCCTTTCATCGCGAAATGTTGAGAAGACGAAGGTCACGAATCCGTTCGGTGTGAACATCTACGATCTGATCTTTCACGAGAAGCTCCTGATCTCAAAGGCTGCGATCGCGGAGCTTGAACAGATCCTCGATCCGAAGTCGGAAGGCAGTTCGGAAGAGGCCGCTCCGGTAGAAGAAAAGCCGAAAGCAAAGAAGGCCGCGAAGAAAAAGGAAGAGACAGTGGCAGTTGCAGAAGCAGCGGCAGAGGCAGAGCCGGAAGAAGCAGCAGTGGCAGAAGCAGCCGCAGAAGCAGAGCCGGCAGCGGAAGTAAGCGAGGAGGAAGCGAGCAATGAGTAA
- a CDS encoding 30S ribosomal protein S12, giving the protein MPTINQLVRKGRQRVKYKTASPALQSNPQKRGVCTRVYTSTPKKPNSALRKVARVRLTNQIEVTTYIPGIGHNLQEHSIVLIRGGRVKDLPGVRYHVIRGTLDASGVANRNQARSKYGAKRPKGAK; this is encoded by the coding sequence ATGCCGACAATTAACCAACTAGTTCGCAAAGGGCGTCAGCGCGTCAAGTATAAGACCGCAAGCCCGGCATTGCAGTCAAATCCGCAGAAGCGCGGCGTTTGCACGCGTGTTTACACTTCAACGCCGAAAAAGCCGAATTCGGCTCTGCGTAAGGTCGCACGTGTTCGCCTGACGAATCAGATCGAGGTGACGACATACATTCCGGGTATCGGCCACAACCTGCAGGAGCATTCGATCGTGCTCATCCGCGGCGGCCGCGTAAAGGACCTTCCGGGTGTGCGTTATCACGTTATTCGCGGAACGCTGGACGCTTCGGGCGTCGCGAACCGTAATCAGGCCCGTTCGAAGTACGGTGCGAAGCGGCCGAAAGGAGCGAAGTAA
- a CDS encoding PorT family protein encodes MKYTYGFARILILGALLIVGANAQDEGEVHIGFKGGVSTPNLVGGGDNEVTRDYKSRTAYNFGGYVEYRVSPRFSVQTEVNFAPQGGKREGIQPVTRPIPGLPPPPGQYYYGNFSNTAKLNYLEIPVLFKYTQKRDGPRVYVNGGPYAGFLLKATQETRGTSPLYIDRNGTPFQIPGPPTATTGNPEGTIFFPPITWDADTDVTDSLNRFNVGLTGGGGIQFPVGKNYFFVDARAAYGFRTLQKNTATDGKSRTGYLLFSFGYAFKVRGR; translated from the coding sequence ATGAAATATACATACGGTTTTGCACGGATATTGATATTAGGTGCGTTGCTGATCGTCGGGGCGAATGCTCAGGACGAGGGCGAGGTTCACATCGGGTTTAAGGGCGGCGTCAGCACGCCGAATCTGGTCGGCGGCGGCGACAACGAGGTAACACGGGATTACAAGTCGCGAACCGCGTACAATTTCGGCGGCTATGTAGAATACAGGGTCTCGCCGAGGTTTTCGGTGCAAACCGAAGTTAATTTTGCACCGCAAGGCGGAAAACGCGAAGGCATTCAGCCCGTGACGCGTCCGATACCGGGACTGCCGCCACCGCCGGGGCAGTATTATTACGGCAACTTCAGCAACACCGCGAAGCTCAATTATTTGGAGATACCCGTACTTTTCAAATACACGCAAAAGCGTGACGGGCCGCGTGTATATGTGAACGGCGGGCCGTATGCCGGCTTTTTGCTGAAAGCCACGCAGGAAACACGCGGCACCAGCCCGCTCTATATTGACCGGAACGGCACGCCGTTCCAAATTCCGGGGCCTCCGACGGCAACAACAGGCAATCCGGAAGGCACAATATTTTTCCCGCCGATCACTTGGGACGCGGATACCGATGTAACTGACAGCCTTAATCGTTTCAATGTGGGATTGACCGGCGGCGGCGGCATTCAGTTCCCAGTCGGCAAGAACTATTTCTTTGTTGATGCGAGGGCCGCCTACGGATTCCGAACGCTGCAGAAAAATACTGCGACCGACGGCAAGAGCAGAACGGGTTATCTGCTGTTTTCGTTCGGGTATGCGTTCAAGGTACGCGGAAGGTAG
- a CDS encoding (2Fe-2S)-binding protein, which yields MTEFEASLSHHSENVWLTAVDELLPSIHEVDRNAVQVWFRFYPLGLQEFLAENGATEETLRRIAMQGEYSLATQIDTSHHFLYGHRYWKKVKCVIEKMADEMAEEPASLVDLIKSVSIEAAEKLGVERKLVNAIAAVGLMTLNQVGLDAFKAASGEVAEPKGLMAKSPDAIVAERAKDDSQGLLGFLRTVDKQFSVNHSALNYTGKFTIINDEEIVTASQKDHSQNWQASDARCWEGPVPIECTSASCGTCWVGVLAGEEKLTPPPARERRQMKVFGYNQPVGDHPFLRLACQARAEGNVHIVIPPWNAVFGKKVYGNVEEVELEPVTTSAKKLREVVKEATSGE from the coding sequence ATGACAGAATTCGAGGCGTCTCTTTCACACCACTCTGAGAACGTATGGCTGACTGCGGTTGACGAGCTGCTGCCGTCGATACACGAGGTCGATCGCAACGCTGTGCAGGTGTGGTTTCGTTTTTATCCGCTCGGGCTGCAAGAGTTTCTTGCAGAAAACGGTGCGACTGAAGAAACGCTACGCAGAATCGCGATGCAGGGCGAATACAGCCTAGCCACGCAGATAGACACGTCGCATCATTTCCTATACGGCCACCGTTACTGGAAAAAGGTGAAGTGCGTTATCGAAAAAATGGCCGATGAAATGGCCGAGGAACCTGCTTCACTTGTCGATCTGATCAAATCAGTATCGATCGAGGCCGCAGAAAAGCTCGGCGTCGAACGCAAGCTCGTCAACGCCATCGCCGCGGTCGGCCTGATGACGCTGAATCAGGTCGGCCTGGACGCTTTCAAAGCAGCTTCGGGCGAGGTCGCAGAGCCGAAAGGGCTAATGGCAAAAAGCCCCGACGCCATCGTCGCCGAGCGTGCGAAAGACGACAGCCAGGGCCTGCTAGGCTTTCTCCGCACCGTCGATAAACAATTCTCCGTCAACCATTCGGCGCTGAATTACACCGGCAAATTCACCATCATCAACGACGAAGAGATCGTAACCGCATCGCAAAAGGACCATTCGCAAAATTGGCAAGCATCGGACGCCCGCTGTTGGGAAGGGCCCGTGCCGATCGAATGCACATCGGCAAGCTGCGGCACTTGCTGGGTCGGCGTGCTCGCCGGCGAAGAAAAACTCACGCCGCCGCCCGCACGCGAACGTCGCCAAATGAAAGTTTTCGGCTATAACCAGCCCGTAGGCGATCATCCGTTTCTCCGCCTCGCCTGCCAGGCCCGTGCCGAAGGCAACGTTCATATCGTCATTCCGCCCTGGAACGCAGTCTTTGGCAAGAAGGTTTACGGCAACGTCGAGGAGGTAGAGCTGGAACCCGTAACGACATCTGCCAAGAAGCTCCGCGAGGTCGTCAAAGAAGCGACCTCCGGCGAATAA
- a CDS encoding helix-turn-helix transcriptional regulator: protein MATEVRMSVPHFQRLFKQSIGTSPAAYLNELRLKRARVLLSEPECFLHIKEVAFQIGFRSTSHFTTEFKNKFGSTPTEFRNQQSEIHQSLSPIRSK from the coding sequence ATGGCCACCGAAGTCAGAATGTCGGTGCCGCATTTTCAACGGTTATTTAAACAATCGATAGGTACCAGTCCGGCTGCATATCTAAATGAACTTAGACTCAAAAGGGCGAGAGTGCTGCTTTCAGAACCTGAATGTTTTTTGCACATAAAAGAGGTCGCGTTCCAAATCGGCTTTAGAAGCACGAGCCATTTCACGACTGAATTCAAGAACAAATTTGGCTCAACCCCAACGGAATTTCGCAACCAACAGTCAGAAATTCACCAGTCATTATCGCCAATCCGAAGCAAATGA
- the rplW gene encoding 50S ribosomal protein L23 codes for MNVWDILRTPVITEKSVILKEESTEEGGNRKAGQVLTFKVDKNATKGDIKSAVEEIFNVKVAAVRTIQYQGKVKRRGRIEGRRPSWKKAYVTLRAGEPMVDYAEAI; via the coding sequence ATGAACGTCTGGGATATTTTGAGAACGCCCGTCATCACTGAAAAGAGCGTCATCCTCAAGGAAGAGTCGACCGAAGAGGGCGGAAACCGAAAAGCAGGCCAGGTACTGACATTCAAGGTTGACAAGAACGCTACCAAGGGCGACATAAAGTCCGCCGTAGAAGAGATCTTTAATGTAAAGGTCGCTGCTGTCAGGACGATACAGTATCAAGGCAAGGTGAAACGCCGCGGCCGCATCGAGGGCAGAAGGCCTTCTTGGAAGAAAGCATACGTCACGCTCCGTGCGGGCGAACCGATGGTGGATTACGCAGAAGCAATTTAG
- a CDS encoding VWA domain-containing protein: protein MNTNIVIVPVSVIDRDGRFVSDLKQDDFRIFEDGIQQEIELFESTSLPITIYFLVDMSGSMTKHVTSVNEAINTFVRQLRPDDQVAVASFADFTNVLIKPTKVSTLQRSIQVKPRVDSHFTRIYDGVHDVLKAVRKIKGRKSVVVFSDGAGDGTYASASGNLRDAEEGDATIYTVQFRYFNSSPPRGISQKKFHQALENATTYMQKLPQLSGGRYYNIEKITSLDEVFEKIVNELCGQYNLGYYPRGDGRPGEHRRITVRVGRAEVAVRSKNGYFFSFGRR from the coding sequence GTGAATACCAATATTGTGATTGTTCCCGTATCGGTGATTGACCGAGATGGTAGGTTCGTATCGGACTTGAAACAGGATGATTTTAGAATATTTGAAGACGGAATCCAGCAAGAAATTGAACTGTTCGAGTCGACATCACTTCCGATCACCATTTATTTTTTGGTCGACATGAGCGGGTCGATGACCAAGCACGTGACATCCGTCAACGAAGCCATAAACACGTTCGTCCGCCAACTGCGCCCGGACGACCAAGTGGCAGTTGCATCCTTCGCCGATTTCACAAATGTATTAATAAAGCCCACAAAGGTCTCGACGTTACAAAGAAGTATCCAGGTGAAACCGAGAGTCGACAGCCATTTCACGAGAATTTACGATGGCGTGCATGACGTGCTGAAAGCTGTTAGGAAGATAAAGGGAAGGAAATCAGTAGTAGTTTTTTCCGACGGTGCCGGTGATGGGACGTACGCATCTGCAAGTGGAAATTTGCGTGACGCTGAAGAAGGCGATGCGACTATTTACACGGTTCAGTTTCGTTATTTTAATTCGTCGCCGCCACGTGGAATTAGTCAAAAAAAGTTCCACCAGGCACTTGAAAACGCGACTACTTATATGCAAAAACTGCCTCAACTATCTGGTGGGCGATACTACAATATCGAAAAAATCACTAGTCTTGATGAAGTTTTTGAAAAGATAGTGAATGAACTTTGTGGGCAATATAATCTCGGATATTACCCACGAGGTGATGGAAGGCCTGGTGAACACCGTAGGATCACAGTCAGGGTGGGTCGTGCCGAGGTCGCTGTAAGATCGAAGAATGGGTATTTTTTCTCTTTTGGAAGGAGGTAG